The Radiobacillus deserti genomic interval TGGGAGTGAATCACTTTGTCGAGCTCTTGAACAAGAGCTGTCTGAAAGGATTTGGGAACTTGTTCGATTTTTTCGTTTAGTTTATGGAAAGCCTCTAATACATCATAGGCTTCTTTCGTTGCTGCAATTAGGTGGCGGAACACGATTAATTTTCTTGCCTTTGAATACTGACTTTTCTTCGTATAAGAACGTTCCTCTTTAAATAGGAGATACGTTTGATCGATCGACTGAATTTCTTCTTCAAGTCGATCTAGCTCACCTTTTAATGCTGGTTCGTCAGACAAGTGTCTAGTCGTAATTCGTAACCATTGCAGGAGGTCTGCGGTCGTTTTGTCTATTCGTTGGAATAGCTTCGTCTCATATTTCGGCGGAATAAAGACGAGATTCACAACGAATGCGGATAAAATCCCAAGCATTAACGACGAAAAACGCATCGCTGCAAATTCGGTAAAGGCGAGCTCGGTTGTTTCAGTAATAGCGATAACGGCGACAATCGCCAGTGCTACTGTGCTTTCTGACATTTTTAAAGCCATACAAATTCCGATAACGAGAACGATCGTAAAACCGATGACAAATGGGTCGTTCCCTAACGTGAATACGATAATCATGGCAATGAATGCACCGATCACATTTGCTTGAAGCTGCTCTAAAATCGTTTGGAATGACCGGTATATCGATGGTTGTATAGCAAAGACTGCTGTAATCCCTGCGAAAACAGGGGATGGAAAACCAATTAACTTTGCAATATATAGAGAGATAGCAACGGCTAACCCCGTTTTGAGCATTCTAGCTCCAAGTTTCATATCTACCATCCTTTGTTATACACGAGTCTAGCTTTTTAGTGTATGGTGGCTTTTCGTTCAATATTCCAAAGTTACCACCGTCATTATACCAAAGAATAAAGAAAGACAAAAAAAGAGCTTCTGCAGATGAATGCAGAAGCTAGTTTCATGCTTTGAAAGGGAAGTCATTTGAAATTGACAACAAAAGCATGATTGTTTCACAAATATATTACCATAGCATGAAAATTTTATCAATTAATATTCAGAATTTTGCATAAAAAATCACTATTATTTTTCAAATGTTGATTTCACACAATTTTACGAACAGATATACACATATTTATTCACTTTTCATGTGTTTAAATGCATGCTCAACAGCGTGCAATGTTTCGACAATATCCGATTTGGTATGCGCAATGGTTAAAAACCAAGCTTCATATTTCGACGGAGCAAGATTTATTCCTTGACCTAACATCAGCTTGAAGAATGTCGCAAACTGTTCCCCGTCTGTTGCTTCGGCTTGGGCATAATTCATGACTTTTTCATCGTTAAAATAAACGGTTAATGCTCCAACTAAACGATTAATTGTGATTTGGATGCCGTGTGTACGAGCGTGTTCTAAGATTCCTTTTTCTAACATCGCACCAAGCTGATCCATTTTTTCATAAATGCCTTCCTGTTGTAGCACTTCTAAGCATGCAATCCCTGCAGACATCGAAGCTGGATTTCCAGCCATAGTTCCTGCTTGATAGGCAGGACCAAGCGGAGCAACCTGTTCCATGATTTCTTTTCGTCCACCATATGCTCCGATAGGGAGACCTCCACCGATAATTTTTCCTAGGGCGGTCATATCTGGCTCGACGCCAACTATTTTTTGAGCACTTCCATACGTGAAGCGGAATGCTGTGATTACTTCATCGTAAATAACAAGGGCACCAGCTTCATGGGTTAAGTCATTTACTTGTTGTAAGAAGCCAGGTAACGGTTCAACGATGCCGAAGTTCCCTACGATGGGCTCTACTAGAACTGCTGCAACTTGATCGCCCCAACGCTTTAACGCTTCTTTATATGCCTCGATGTCATTGAATGGAACGGTAATCACATCTTCGGCAATGGATGTTGGAACCCCTGCAGAATCCGGTGTACCAAGTGTAGAAGGACCCGAGCCAGCTTGGACTAGAACTAGATCGGAGTGGCCATGGTAACAGCCAGCGAACTTAATGATTTTGTTTCGGTCGGTAAACGCTCTTGCGACACGGATGGTTGTCATCACAGCTTCCGTACCAGAATTAACAAAACGAACCTTGTCCATCGAAGGAATCGCTTCCTTTAGCATTTGGGCAAACTTGTTTTCAAGCTTGGTAGGTGTTCCGTAAAGCACGCCGTTTTGTGCTGCCTTCGTAATCGCTTCCGTAATATGGGGATGCGCATGTCCCGTAATAATCGGACCGTATGCTGCTAAATAATCAATATACTTGTTTCCATCGACATCCCAAAAGTAGGCTCCTTGCCCTTTTTCCATATAAACAGGGGAACCACCGCCAACCGCTTTATAAGAGCGGGAAGGGGAGTTAACACCACCCACGATATGCTGTTGTGCTTCTGTATGTAATCGTTCTGATTCAGTAAATTTCATCGTTTACCCTCCTTAAATCTAGGACTCATTATAACAAAAAAGTAGCCTACGTATATTCCGAAGGCTACATAAATATGTTTTCCAATTTTGAAATATATAAGTTACGAATAAAAATAAAGTAGAGACTATGGATGATAAGAAACCCAAGAATAATCCAAAGGCTTGGAATGACCGATGAAGCACTTAACATATTTTGTAGCGCTTTAAATGCAAAGCTCGCATGAATCACAGCGACGACAAATGGGGTGAAAAATAAAAACCCCAATTGTTGGGTTACAATCTTTTTCATTTCCCGCTGCGTTAACCCAATTCGATACAACGACTTGTAATGGGCAGAATCCTTTTCGATATCTTGAAAAAGTCGAAAATACAAAATCGATCCAGCTGCCAGGAAGAAAAGCACACTTATGAAAATCCCAAAGAAGAAAGCATACGACATGCTGCTTTTCATGGTTGTATAAAATTGAGGCTTAGCATCTACATCTACGTTCCTAGTGCGTAATTCTCTTGTAAGTGTGTTTAGGTACTCTGCATGGCCTGCCCAATTATTAATTTTGACCCCTGTATAATAAATGTAATCCTTTGGTTCTGCAACTTCCAAATACTGTTGATAGATATCATCCGACACAACGACCTTCGTGTAAGCAAAGGAGCTGGCATTTACCAATGGGTGTTTTGGAAATTTAACGTCAAATCGTTCCGTCTTTCCATTTAATGAAATCGTGATAGACTCTGGCTGATCCATGAATTCGGACACAATGGAAGGATTCGAAAGAAGGACCTTTTGCTTTGGTAATGGTTCATGAATCCCCTGAAGCTTTAAAAACGTCCTGTAGTCCGTGTGCGAAATAAGCTGAGCTTGTTCATTCCGAGAAACACGATTACTTTCTGTATCTCCTAATGTTACGAGAAGATTGACCATGGATTCGGAGCGGTAATCTATCGCTGCTTCGTTCATCTCCTGGCGAAATGTCTTTAGAGCTTTTTGGTGGTCATTCACTTGTGCTTCTCCTAGTGTAGCAATGGACAAGTCCTGTGGAATAAAGTTATCCGCTTCATGCTCGGCACCTTTTAGAGTACCGTACATGACACCGGAAGAAGTAAAGGCCACTGCGCTAAGAATCGTAACAAGAAATAGAAGTCTAGCATTATCTTTTAATTTATACACAAGCTGAGAGATGGTTAGCATGTTCGTATTGCGAAAATAGAGCCTGCGCTTTTTTTTAAACAGATAGGTTAGTGCAATAAGTGCTTGTGTAAATAAAAAATAAGTGCCAGGTACGATGAGAAGTAGGATGGTTCCCATTCGTTGTGGAATCGTAATAAGACTAGCAGTGAAAGCAAGGTAATACGCGTAACCAACTAAGCCTAAAGCGAACAAGGTTAATAGCCATGAAAACCTCGGTTGTTTTTTTGGAGCCATAGCCCCTCGAAATAGTTCAATAATTGAGTTTGTCCGTATTGTCCAGACGACCATTAATGAATTTAACTCAAACATAATGAAATAACATAATGCAGTAGTCCCTGCAGCCAGCCAGGAAAAGTGAAAGGAGAAAGGTTCACTCACTTCCATGACCTCCGCAAAGACCATCAAAAAAATTTTAGAAAGTAAGGCACCCAGTGTGATTCCGCCTAGAATCGAACCGATTCCAATGATCGTATTTTCTGCGATCAGCATTCGATTTAACTGGCCTTTAGTAATACCAAGGGTGGTCAATAGTCCGTACTCTTTTTTACGAGACTTCATAAAGCTACCTGTGGAGTATAGGACAAACAAAAACGAAAACCCATATATCAAAACTTCCGTGAAAAGGACCCCTTGCGCAATTGTCTCGTTTTCCGCTCTAATTTCAGGGTGAAAAGCAAGCATCAAATACATGAAAAAAACGGTCACCGAAAATAGACAGCTCAAAAAATAGCTAATGTACTGATTCGTATTCCGCTTGACGTTGTTAAAAACGAATTGACGAAAAGTCATGCTGATCACCCCCTAGTAGGGATTGTACGTTTAAAATGTCTTGGAAAAAGCTTTGGCGATTATCTCCCCGATACATCTCGTTATACAGCTTGCCGTCTTTAATAAAGACAACCCGTTGACAGAAACTGGCGGCAAAGGGATCATGAGTAACCATGAGTGTCGTTGTTTTCTGTTCCTGATGGAGGCGGTGAAACGCGTCCATCACTTGCAAAGAAGCTTTAGAGTCCAGATTCCCAGTAGGTTCATCTGCGAAAATAATCGACGGCTCATGAATAATAGCCCGGGCAATGGCTGCACGCTGGAGCTGACCACCGGACACTTCGTACACCCG includes:
- a CDS encoding FUSC family protein, translated to MKLGARMLKTGLAVAISLYIAKLIGFPSPVFAGITAVFAIQPSIYRSFQTILEQLQANVIGAFIAMIIVFTLGNDPFVIGFTIVLVIGICMALKMSESTVALAIVAVIAITETTELAFTEFAAMRFSSLMLGILSAFVVNLVFIPPKYETKLFQRIDKTTADLLQWLRITTRHLSDEPALKGELDRLEEEIQSIDQTYLLFKEERSYTKKSQYSKARKLIVFRHLIAATKEAYDVLEAFHKLNEKIEQVPKSFQTALVQELDKVIHSHEKLLLSSMGRIKKQHKETLQDISEPDIPVLVEELIHLYQNEEENRLMFLPLATQLMEYNRELRHLKSILKSYQQYHSDEHLEVVRKDV
- a CDS encoding glutamate-1-semialdehyde 2,1-aminomutase — protein: MKFTESERLHTEAQQHIVGGVNSPSRSYKAVGGGSPVYMEKGQGAYFWDVDGNKYIDYLAAYGPIITGHAHPHITEAITKAAQNGVLYGTPTKLENKFAQMLKEAIPSMDKVRFVNSGTEAVMTTIRVARAFTDRNKIIKFAGCYHGHSDLVLVQAGSGPSTLGTPDSAGVPTSIAEDVITVPFNDIEAYKEALKRWGDQVAAVLVEPIVGNFGIVEPLPGFLQQVNDLTHEAGALVIYDEVITAFRFTYGSAQKIVGVEPDMTALGKIIGGGLPIGAYGGRKEIMEQVAPLGPAYQAGTMAGNPASMSAGIACLEVLQQEGIYEKMDQLGAMLEKGILEHARTHGIQITINRLVGALTVYFNDEKVMNYAQAEATDGEQFATFFKLMLGQGINLAPSKYEAWFLTIAHTKSDIVETLHAVEHAFKHMKSE
- a CDS encoding FtsX-like permease family protein, with translation MTFRQFVFNNVKRNTNQYISYFLSCLFSVTVFFMYLMLAFHPEIRAENETIAQGVLFTEVLIYGFSFLFVLYSTGSFMKSRKKEYGLLTTLGITKGQLNRMLIAENTIIGIGSILGGITLGALLSKIFLMVFAEVMEVSEPFSFHFSWLAAGTTALCYFIMFELNSLMVVWTIRTNSIIELFRGAMAPKKQPRFSWLLTLFALGLVGYAYYLAFTASLITIPQRMGTILLLIVPGTYFLFTQALIALTYLFKKKRRLYFRNTNMLTISQLVYKLKDNARLLFLVTILSAVAFTSSGVMYGTLKGAEHEADNFIPQDLSIATLGEAQVNDHQKALKTFRQEMNEAAIDYRSESMVNLLVTLGDTESNRVSRNEQAQLISHTDYRTFLKLQGIHEPLPKQKVLLSNPSIVSEFMDQPESITISLNGKTERFDVKFPKHPLVNASSFAYTKVVVSDDIYQQYLEVAEPKDYIYYTGVKINNWAGHAEYLNTLTRELRTRNVDVDAKPQFYTTMKSSMSYAFFFGIFISVLFFLAAGSILYFRLFQDIEKDSAHYKSLYRIGLTQREMKKIVTQQLGFLFFTPFVVAVIHASFAFKALQNMLSASSVIPSLWIILGFLIIHSLYFIFIRNLYISKLENIFM